Part of the Oligoflexus sp. genome is shown below.
ACCGGATTAATGGTAAGATTTCCGAAAATCAATTCTCCTCAAGTGATTCGCGAACTCGTCAGTGATGACGACATTGCTCGTATTTTTGCCATTCTCGGTGAACCGCCGAAAACGTATTCCGCGATCTGGAACCGTCGGAAGAAGGAATTCACCGACAAGATTCGTTCGGGTTCCCTGTTTGAAATCGCGGAAGTGCTGCGTGATCTTTCCGGCAAGGATCGCTTGCGCCAGCCTTCGTACGGTGAGAAGGAAATGATCGACCGCGCCAAGGCTCGCCTTGTCAGTGAAATTTCCGCCGCCAAATGTCGCGTTCCCGGCGACGTCGAGCACGAACTCGACGAGGCTCTCGATTCAAAATCCCGAGCAAGTTCTTGATACCTTGCCCCCAGCCGTAGTATTCCAGGATCATGTCCGGAATGCTTGTTGACGAGGTTGGGCCCTAA
Proteins encoded:
- a CDS encoding CarD family transcriptional regulator is translated as MTFPAGYKVVHKTHGVGEIQGVESLTLGGQSQDYYILKILATGLMVRFPKINSPQVIRELVSDDDIARIFAILGEPPKTYSAIWNRRKKEFTDKIRSGSLFEIAEVLRDLSGKDRLRQPSYGEKEMIDRAKARLVSEISAAKCRVPGDVEHELDEALDSKSRASS